The sequence below is a genomic window from Capsicum annuum cultivar UCD-10X-F1 unplaced genomic scaffold, UCD10Xv1.1 ctg70401, whole genome shotgun sequence.
AAGTTTGAGATCAAATTAGTTGCACGGCCCTATAAGTGATTCAAGGAAAGACACCTTGTTTGCTCAAATTCAAGTCATAGATCTCTCATCCAATGGATTTAGCGGAAATTTACCAGTGAGCCTTTTTGAGAATTTTCAAGCCATGAAAATCCTTGGTGAGAACAGTGCAACTCGAGATTATGTTGCAgatgcatatttttatttttacacgaATGCTTTGATAGTGACAGCAAAGGGACTGGCACTGGAACTTCCTCGAGTTTTGACTACGTACATGATTATCGATCTCTCAAGGAACAGATTTGAAGGTCATATTCCAAACATTATTGGAGATCTCGTTGGACTCCGTACACTGAACTTATCCCATAATGGCTTGGAAGGTATTATACCAGCATCGTTGCAACATTTATCTGTTCTTGAATCGTTGGATCTCTCATCTAACAAGATCGGAGGTGAAATTCCACAACAACTTACATCCCTCACATTTCTTGCAGtcttaaatctctctcataaTCATCTTGTTGGATGCATTCCCAAAGGAAAACAATTTGATACGTTTGAGAACAGCTCATACCAAGGAAATGATGGGTTACGTGGATAGCCCCTCTCAAAAGATTGTGGTGGCAATGATGGGGTACCGCAAGCAACAACATCAGTTGAGCTAGATGAAGAAGGAGATTTGATCAGTTGGCAGGCGGTTCTCATGGGTTTCGGTTGTGGTCTGGTTATTGGACTGTCCATAATATACATAATGCTGTCAACTCACTATCCAGTATGGTTTTCAAGGATGCTTGTAAAATTTGAACACAGAATTGTTGCCAGAATGAAAAGATGCTAGTGTGTACCTACTTTAACTCTTCGTTTTTGAAACTTTGCAGGACGAAATCTATCGAGTTGCTGGGATGCAAAGGGAAatttttacttttctagtttGTAATTTTTGTTACATGTTCAGCCTGATTATTAGCTTGCTAATTGGAATCGACTGCAAAGTATAAATTTATGAAGTTGTCTTATCTTTTTCTTAATCACACAAACTAATATAATAGCAAAGTTTACGTGGAAACTTCCTTGCTCGAGGGCAGTAAAAACCATGACCTGCCATCAGGATTTCCAAACTTCACTAATCTTCAAGACAAGTACGATAGCTCTAACACACTTTCAACTGACTCCAGTAACAGATCCTAGGCAGCTCTACGCAGGACTCAACACCATAAGCGATGAGAAAAAACACTTGACCTGTCACGACCCGAACgaaggcctggccgtgacgagcatttcaaaccatggaagcccgaaacacccctatctgtctggtaatcatgcacctaattcatatgatcaaagtaatgcggaaaaacacaataattcggaaacatggtcataaatatgaaaagaaacaataacggggagataaagttccctcaacatcaattaacctctaaacaactatctgcaaaaatctctaacaaatgactgagtcaagtaactgtatataaactgggacaaggcccctagtagaccccaaaactgaatataagataaaaggactgcaggacataagaccttccgaaacatagaaggctcaccacttgtctctgcaactctgtctgaatgatctactgattctcttgacccctagactgggcctctgaacctgagaggttagagaggggagggggtcagcacaaaagtactggcacgcagagatatcaaaacaaaacataatatttttacaaaatatagttgagagccattataaagcaatttcgtatcaaactatttgaaagcacatgggtgtaatgcaatagttttctcaacaatcaataaaatacaacggagctaggtggaataccctacataatttacactaactgtctaacctcggttgcctccgagattagagtataagtgagggagagacactcaagatcacatagcatggtgtctcgacccaatggtagtgcctaagatcacttagcccgggctcctacctatagtcccaatttgggaatgaaatgaagtcaagtacacaagatcacttagcctggtaccaatattccgtgtcggcaaacacgttttccagcgatgagcccttacatctcaaacgccttcttcgggcatccacctttctcatgtaaaatcaatgcattcaaatttcatctgattcaataacatatcatgttctgtagggtatcgtcatacccgacttgcaagccatcaatatcacattattcttctcattcaaccattgtattcaacatgtttcaacacaaataaccctctcattttcaagtcaaaatcatgtcaattctcaaaacatttcatgtcatgcttttcaagatgttttcaaataatttacatcatatgcacattcaaaataaattcacatcaacagagggatttcatataattcatgctctcaaattatCACCTTTTCGAAACAcacgcatatacatatataatatgtcaaatcattCGAAAGTAGGTctaaagaccaaattcaatattatagaaacgtttaaaacataattatattcgtagtttcaaaacccccatttgtaaaacatgaatttaaagacccatgagatttttggataactccacgtacctctatttccaaggataatagatgttttcttgaagcttgcggattggtgattccaaatatgtaattacctttgaaaacctacggtcaagtATT
It includes:
- the LOC124894134 gene encoding receptor-like protein Cf-9 homolog, which encodes MKILGENSATRDYVADAYFYFYTNALIVTAKGLALELPRVLTTYMIIDLSRNRFEGHIPNIIGDLVGLRTLNLSHNGLEVLNLSHNHLVGCIPKGKQFDTFENSSYQGNDGLRG